From one Paenibacillus sp. FSL K6-1330 genomic stretch:
- a CDS encoding VOC family protein: MKIIVTSIFVQDQDKALEFYTEKLGFLKKEDVPVGEFRWITLVSTDEQGGTELLLEPNDHPAAKDYQKKIFADGIPATMFGVADIQQEYKRLVEKGVKFTMEPTRMGELAIAVFDDTCGNLIQIVQK, encoded by the coding sequence ATGAAGATCATTGTTACCAGTATATTCGTACAAGATCAAGACAAGGCACTGGAGTTTTATACAGAAAAGCTGGGGTTTCTAAAAAAGGAGGACGTTCCCGTCGGAGAATTCAGGTGGATAACGCTTGTTTCTACCGATGAGCAAGGCGGTACCGAGCTTTTACTCGAACCGAATGACCATCCTGCTGCCAAGGATTATCAAAAGAAGATATTTGCCGATGGGATCCCAGCGACAATGTTTGGTGTGGCGGATATTCAACAAGAGTATAAACGATTAGTGGAAAAAGGCGTGAAGTTTACGATGGAGCCGACAAGAATGGGCGAACTCGCAATAGCTGTATTCGACGATACATGTGGCAACCTTATTCAGATTGTGCAAAAGTAA